The window ttgaaaggggtccgaaaagatttacaagaatgttgccagggttggaaggtttgagctatagggagagactgaataggctgaggctattttcactggagcgtcagagactaagagttgacctgatagaggtttataaaatgacaggcatggataaggtgaatagaaaaGGGTCTTTTCCTGGGTTGGGGGtgttgaaaactagagggcacaggtttaaggtgagaggggaaagagttaaaagagatctaaggggcaacattttcgcacagaggatggtgtgtgtatggaatgagctgccagagttaTTTCCACTGGGGTTTGCTAGTCTTCCACACACATTCTGGTGGATGGCTGTTGGGAACATGAAAAAATGTCAGTCCCATGTGCTAGATGGTCATTTTCTCAGTTACATCATCTGCAGCTGTGCCTTTTGCAATGAAATGCATTTCTACTTCCATCAGGTTATTACTATAACAAGTACATATTAATAGGATTTATTACAGCCTAACACACTGGGAGTTCAGCATTCCAGTAACATTAAAGACCTTTAAGAATTTTGATGGAAAATTAATTCTACTCTTGGCGCGATTCTATGCAAACTAACTTTTTAAAGTCCAATTTGAACATTGTCTGCACCCCCTCAGTGATTTAATGGATACAAGTAAAATGAATAACCGGTGCTCTGGTTCAGGTTAAATTCACCCCAACCAGGTGATGTCATCCCACTATACTCTTCTACAGAATAGGAATTTTCCAACGTTTACCTCCTGCCTTTGGCTTGAGGTCCTGATGGAGAGAAATAGGCCACGATACATGATCTTAAGGTACATGGTGCATCTTCAGACTGAGTCACATCTGCTGGTGCTGAGTGTAAAAACAGAACACAAGAAACGTTGGTACTTGAATGACATTCTGCAGTTATGCTCACTTCTTGTAGTCAGAAGTGTCAATTCAGTTATATTTCCACTGCACTACTGCAATCCTTGTGGAGTCAGGACACCCATAGTGACATTACAAAGAaggttccaggaatttgacccagctaCATTGAAGAAACTGtgatacagttccaagtcaggatggtgtaccCATGCATCAACTGTTTTTATCTTATCAAGTAATAGAGGTGGAAGATTTGGAAGTGTCTTTCAGAGCatccttggtgagttactgcagtgcatcttgcaacTGTTACACTACCACCTCTGTGtattggtggtgaagggagtaaGCATGAGAGGAAGTGGGAAGGTACCAATCGTTCTTGTTGGAGATAGTGATTAGCTAGAACatatgtggcacaaatgttacctgccacttgtcagcctgaacCTGGATGTTGCCCAGATCTTACTGTATTCAGATGcagactgcttcagcatctgaggagttgaGACTAGTGCTGAATATTACATAGTCACCAGCAAATATCCACCCTTATGGTGGTGGTCATTGATAAAGCTGCTGAAGATGAATCTCCAATTGCCATAACCCTCTCCTTTGTGTCGGGTTTAACTCCAACGAATGGTGAATTCTCTCATCTAATGCCaactgactccagttttgctcaggctccttgatgcttCACTCAGGCAAACACTCTGAGGTCAAgatcagctcttttgttcatggtTGGACCAAAGTTTTAATGTGGTTAGGAACCAAGGGACCTGGCAGAAACTAAACTGAGTGTCAGTGTTCAGGTTATTCCCTTGGAATTGCCATTTGATCACATTGTCGATGAGTCCCATCAGCTTGTTGACAGTGACATTATCATTTGTGAAACTCATTCACACATTATGTTAAATACGTGAACACCTTCActaaactgacagagagagaagttccACACAAACATGTCCAGTGCCCATACACTGCTAGTCTGCAACCTGAAGTGGGAACCTGCTATATAGAAACATTACTCAGTGCATAACTGAGAATGATCTTCTGTATCATACTCCACAATAAGACATTATGATTGATACCTCGGATATATTAATAAATGGTCTCAAAGAAATGTACAATTACAATTCTGAGCTGGATCCTGGGAGGAAATCTACCCTGCCTCAAAATACGGGTCTCATTTATTTATGACTGAGATGCTGAGAACGTTCTTCACTCAGATTGATAATCTTTGGAATCTTTTTCttcagagagctgtgaatgctCAGTCCTTCAGCATTAGCGAGGCTGAGATCTTTAACTTTATGAACATTGATGGAATCGAGAAGCAGTATGGTGAAAGCATAGAAGAGGGCGTGAAGTCGGTCAGCCATAATCTTGATAAAGAGCAAAGCAGGTTCAAATTAGTGTGTGGCCAAAGGCTGCTTCTGATGCTCACTTGGACTTCTCTTACCTTCAGGCTGTGCTGTATTGTGATCAGAAGTGACCTTTTGACAGTGTATGATTAAACTCTCAGTGCTCGCGTCATCCACTTGTCCCTCAGAACATGAAGACTCCATTCTGGCTCTCTCGGTCACGGGGGCTCTTGGGTGTCCTGAAAAGTGAAGTATTTGCATGCATCATCTAACCTGCCATGATACACTGTGTGTTATATTCAACATTTTGGACCCccgggtgggggggtggagagcGGGGGTGTTCTTTCTGTATCAACAATGAGATGTTTGAGTGAGAGAAAGTGACTCAGTGCCGAAGGAAGAAAATAGGAATCACGAATGCTTTTTATAATTTCTGGACATCCCAACGTTTTACAAGCAATTTAACAAttctgaagtgtagtcactgttgtacgCTAAGGAACAGAAAAGGAATCGAGGAGGCAAAGCCAAGGTTTATTACATAATAAATTGTAAAGAATGGGAAGAGATGTTGAACAAATTCAATCCTGGGAACAAATACAGAAAAAAATAAGAGAATGTGTCACTAAATATTGACTTTAACAGAATGAAAATGTAAGGACAAGGGAATGCATTGAAGGCAGGTAATTCCTCATGAGCTCCAACTGCACTCAGTAGTGAGAGAGTTAATGCCAGCGCAAACCAACCAAGCATGATGAACTTCAGTTACCGTTGTTCTGCTTTTCTGCGACCAGCTTTCTGCAGTAGATGAGACAGAGCAGCAGGGTGGTCAGCAACACCGTCGTCAGGACACTACAGATCACAGCTACAAGGGCAGTGTTGTAAGGACCAGTGTCAGAGCTCAAGACCCTTGTCACATCCAATCTGGAGACACCTATGAAGCAGACAGAAGGGAAATTGTGAGAAATCCAAATGCAGAGTTCTTAATTCTTCAATGGTCTAAGCTCTCTACTGAGCTGGTGATGGATATCCCGATGGTTAATGCTCACTTCTATGGCTGTCAGCATCCAATCATTATCTTGTTACGTTCTTTGAAgagacatttttttttctttttggacTATAAAATGGAAGTTGGATGGCTACACAGCTAAGAGTACCAGTAGAGTATTGCAACTTTAAGATCAAGTGAGTTTGGGTGGTGTGCACTTTAGCTAGACAAGATGATATTACCTTTTTGGAGCAGCAAGATGAATACTTTATAATAGTCTTTGAGTGAAGGAAAAACTGCATAATGTCAGATTTAAAATCAGCATGAGCAAACTCACACAGTGAAATGAGTAAACAGAGGGAAATTCTGTGGGACTGGAGCTTGCTCAATTGGTTTATGGATCAGAGTTGAACCAGTAGCCCATGCCCCCATTGACTGAAGCTAAATGTGTCATAACCGTGATTACTTGGATATATATTGGGAGGAGATGTTAACTCATTTCCAAATACATCTCTATAATAACCTTACTTGTAGGGTTTTTGTGGTGCTTTAAAGATAGGCAATTTAAGATGTGTAACAGATACTGCAGTCAATGCACAGCAGACCTCTCACCATGCAAACGATCTCTCACTGGAATAATCATGTTCACATATTCAATACCCTGTGAACCTTACTCCTTACATTTTCAGCCACAAATCTTGGAATCTGTGTGCCACTGTGAACAGCAGAGGGGGAGCATGATGCCTGACTGTGAAATAAACTATCCTTTAAGTTTGTTTGATCATTACTTGTGGATTGGGACAGCAAAAAGATTGAGAAAGACACTGGTAAACTGCTAATAGACAGTATGTCATTTATAGGATCTCATTCGTCACTGCCACTGTTTTTTCCTATGTTTAAAGAACACTTCAGAAATATTGCAATTTTAAGTTCTCattttggcaaaaaaaaaggttttagCAAGATTTCTGCACAAGAAATGTTTTCTGTCTACATTACTACCATCCATTTaacatggatttttaaaaattctctgtTCCATATAATATCCCTGCAGACAGAATGGATGTACAACCTGTTCCAAGATCTCTGCCAGTACCTCTCTATTAATAGTCATTGCAAAACATATCATTGGGGTTTTCACTTGCTCCTATGACCTGACCTTTGTATGACACTGTCCTTTATTTGGAAGGAGAAATCAGAAGACTATTATATGGAGGGATTGTAGACATGGATCTTGTGCTCCAATGTTCTACAGCATTCCAATCTCAACAGCCCACATTCAAGTTGCCAAAGAATATCCTGGAGGCCACAGAATTTGAAAATTTATCTCCAGGACACTGGCTCAAGAggcccagggaaaaaaaaatcagaaggcGATTGAATGTTTAACAACTTATTAAAATATCGCGGATAAGATATAAAGGTATCTGCTTCCAAGTGGGAATTAAAGGCTTTTTGCTGTCATGGAACAGTAATATTTCACAAGAACAATTGTAGCAATCAGCCAATGATAGGGGAATAGGGGATGGGATCAGGAAGCACAAATCTCCAGGAATGCGTACAACCAGTGTGGATAACTCAATTCCCACACATCCCATCAGACCACCCTCCCTTGTACaacttcctgtgaaaatgaggactATGAACGTTCTCAAGCCACATAATAAGACCACACAGGGTGAAGTGATCACTTACACTGTGGGTCACTTGGAGTTGCTGGATCTGTGCAGGGAATGCACTCTTTATCTGGCAGTCCTCCAAGCCGGGTCTTCCTATAGAATCTACATGGAAGAAAAGACTTAGTGAGTAACCCCAGAAGATGTGCACCATCTATATCACGCAGACTCAAACAAGACCATAACAAATATAAGAAAATATTCATGGAGAACTTGCAATTAGGCAACACTGGTTTGATCTTTACAAGGCTGGAGACTGGATGACATTTTGAGCAATTTCCAGAGAAAAAAACTGCATTTGCAATTCAACTGACAATAACAAACAGAGAATGTTTTCATGAACACATCTAATTAATGAGCTGAATATTCGTCCACTCCTTGCAATATTGCACAGGAACTTTACACTGCAGCTGGCTATGTGAAATCTGACCtggggagtcatagagtcatacagcacagaaacagatccttcagtccaaacagtccatgctgaacataatcccaaactaaactagtcccacctgcctgctcctggccaatatccctccaaacctttcctattcatgtaaccatccaaatgtttttttaaatattgtaattgtacccggagccaacacttcctcaggaagttcattccacacgcgaaccaccctctgtgtaaaaaatttgcctcttaggtttcttttaaaatctctctcctctcaccttaaaaatgtgcctcctCATCTTGAAATttcccatcttagggaaaagaccatCAACTCTATTTATATCCCTCAttaatttataaacttctatcaggtcacctctcaaccgcaTACACTCGAGTGAaacaagtcccagcctatccagcctttctttataactcaagctTTCCATACCCAACAACATtctggcaaatctcttctgaaccctctccagcttgataatttCCTcactataactgggcgaccagaattgaacacagtactccagaagaggcctcaccaatgtcctgtataacctcaacataatgtcccaattcctatactcaaaggactgagtaaTGAAGGCGAGTGcgccaaacaccttcttaaacACCCTGTCCAAACATGACACAAACTTTAAAGAAATGTGTAGTCTTGAAACTGAGACAGTGTAATCAAATTGGAAAGTAGTTCTGTTCCGTGGAATTGGCAACCCTCATTTGATTAATTACAATTCAAAAATTAATAATATGCATTCTCTCAATCCTGTAAGATTACTACCCAGTAAAACGTTCCATGTGATAATTGCCCTCCATGTAGCATGAGAAAAAACAGCCAATGTGATTCATAACTAACTTATCACTTACAGCTACAGGCTTATTATGAGGTCATAAAATGTAGTTTCTTGTGTTAGGTGTTAGCAGAGACATGACATGTACAAAATGGATTATGCCAAGCTTCTCACTAAAATTAGTGAATAGAGGGAAAATGCATCTCGAGGAGCAGAAGGAGAATTGTTGCGTTTCCACTTACCCTGGTGAGCATTTCCCACACACAGCGTTGCGAGACACCGTGCAGTTCTTTACTTGAATCCGATTCACGAGCACACAAGAAAGGCACAGTTTGCATTTCTGCCGGCCCCAGCTGTCTTTGTACCTGTTGGGCCCACAGATCACACACTCTGTACCGAGCCCAACTCCAAACCCACAGTCCTGTAAGAAATTTTAACAGTCAGCAACTCAGTAAGCTTCTAAAAAGGAGCACTGCAACATAAAGGATGATTCTATGCTTCCAAGACCGGCAATGTCAGAGGGAATGCAGGTCAGGAGAGTCCTCTGGTAAGCTTGGACCATGTGTTCCAATGTTCTCCAGCACCCCAGCAGCAGACTTTTCTGGAATCTCCAGGATTTGAGAATTAAGCTCGCACCGCTGGCTTCTCAATTTCGTGAAGATTGGAACAGAGAACTATTCCTTTAATCTTCCCGTTTGAAGCCACGTTTCAATCCCTCCCAAGGATGTACAATGGAAAACAAAATAACCCCAACAATTTTGGCATTAAGCATGTCACCCTTTTCTTACAAAGGTGAAGGTGGGATTGTGCACAGAACATAGGTGAGGCATTGGTGAACCCGCTTACAAATATGTTTCAAGAAAATACTCACACCTTTACAGGAAGGATTGGTGCAATGCTTTAAGATGGGCAATTTAAGATCTGTAATGAATACTGTAGTCGAAGCACAGCAAGTCTCTTACCACCAGATAGTTCCATGAGTACAAGCAGTTATCTCACTTAAATAGCCACTGTGTGCAAGGATGGCCAATGAACTGGAAACAACTAGCCAGAAGGGAGACATGATAAAACACTTTATCTGATTGTGTTCTGAAGTGACTCAAAGAGACATATCGCAAAACTACAAGTGCACTGTAAGTACTCTAGAATATGAGAATGGCGAGTTAATTTAGATAATAAGAAAATGGTGGATGCCTTCAGTttagagaacaaagaaaattccagcaatagctgtaaatcaggaggtggagggagagagaaacttAGCAAAATGACAATCACAAGGGAAATAGGACTAAGCAAATTAATGGAACTATAGGTTGATACGTCTTTGGATCCAGATGCATTTCATCCTAAAATCTTAAAAGAAGTTGCTAATGTGTAAGAGATATGTTGATATTTATCTTCCAAAGTTCCCTACATTCAGGGAAGATTCCATCAAACTGAAAAGTTGGAAACATgattcctttattcaaaaagggagagacagaaaacaggaaaatataggccaatcagcttgaGATCTGCCATGGGTAAGGTAttagaatcaatcattaaagagaTTACAGctgcacacttagaaaaattCAACGCAATCAGGAGAGTCAGGATTTTTACATCAAAGTCACATTGAACCAACTGACTGCAGCTTTTTAAGTTGTATcatgtgctgtggataaaggAGAACCTGTAGATATAATATAATTGGaactccagaaggcatttgatcaggtgCCACATCAAAGGAGGTTATTGCAGAAATAGAAGCTGATAGTGTTGGGgtaacaagtcagcatggatagaagattggctggctggcagGAAACGGAATGTACATAAATGGGTCTTTGACTAGCAGGATGTGGTGAATGGAGTCCCACagcaatcagtgctgagctctCAACCTTTGACAGTTTACATCTGTGACTTAGATGTGGGGAACGAACGTATGACAGCCAAATTCACAGACACCAGGCTAGGTAGGGATGTTTGTTGTGATTAAGACAAAAAGATGGATATACATAGGTTGAGTATGTGAGCAACATCTGGTAGGTAGAGTTTGACTTGGAAAactgtgaagttgttcacttcggaaaaaagattttaaaaaagcaaagcaTTACATCAATGGAGAATGACCGCATAATTCTGAAATGCAGAGGGTTTCAGGGTGTTCTGGTCCATGAGACGCAAAACATTAGTACACCAATACAGCACATGATCAAGTAGGCTAACAGGATGCTATCCTTTATTATGAAAGGAATCGAACATAAAAGATGATGGTATGCATCAGTCGTACAGGGCATCAGTGAGACCTCATTATGAATATTGTATacaagttttggtctccttgttcATAGAAcgtaaatgcattggaagcattTCTGAGGAGTGTTAATAGtttgatacctggaatgagtagGTTGTCTAGTGAAGATAGGTTGGACACCTTTCCTCTTGAGACTAGAAGACTCAGGGATGACTTGATTGAAAGGCATAATATTCTGATTGATCTTGACATGGTGGAAGTAGAAAGAATGCTACCTCTTGTGGCTCAGTCCAGAACTAGGCAGCAATGTTTCAAAAATAGGGGTCACCCTTTCAGGGCTCAGTTAAAGAGGTTATTTCTCTCTCAGAAAGTTGTTTGACTTTGGAACTTGCtacctcagaaggcagtggacaTTGAGTCATTGAACATTTCTAAGATGGAAGTGGATAGATTTGTGTTAGACAGGGGAATCAGGATTATAGGTGGGAGAAGAAATATAAACATATTAACCATGATTTTAACAACTGGCAAAGTAGGTTTGAGGGTCTGAAAGATCTACTCCTGCCCCTACTTcacatgtttctatgtttctatattcatacTGCTTCCCATTTTTGTTCTTCAGCATCAATGGTCAGAAACTCATCGCATTGGCTTTCACAGAAGATGGCTATAATGTGTGGGGTTCTCTGTCAGAAGGGAGGTGCCTTGTTCTAAAACAATGGCAGATAGCTGTGTTATGTCCTCCTTCCATTCACAATGCCCCTTTGCAAGTGATTTTATGTTGTCCAGGAGGTTAAAAGACTGAAGGGAAAGCTTAATAAATACATAAAGGAGAAAGGAATGGAAGGATACATTGACAGATGAGATGAAGTAGGATGGGAGCAGGAGCATAACTGGCTGAATGCCATCCTTTTACTTTAAATTTCATGCCATTGTGTTTAGTTTCATTGTTAATGCAACATTAGATACTGAGTATGTGACAGAAGCAAGATGTAAAAGATGGACATTTTCTCATGTTAATGACTTGCCACCAGTAATCAGGACTATGTTTGTACTCCTTCAACACATTTCATCAAACTATACACTGTGCAATAAACACAATGATTAGTGGTATGACCTTtaataaattattttattttcctttttaaatgCTTTAAGATTGATTACTTCAAGCACCATAACAAAGACCCACAGCAAGCATTCTGATATGATCTCTCACCACCCTTTTTCCTTTGCAGGCAAATCATGTCCCTGCTAGCAGCAAAGGTTGAAATCTGAAATTGCATTAATCATATTAAAATTGATATTGAGTTTAATCAAAAGTGAATCTACATTGTCAACAGTTGAAGAAGAAAATGATTGTAGAGAATCTGCTCTTTGTTTGAGGCAACTCTCATAAAGCAAATTCACTAACCTCTCATGTCTGTCCCTACCTAAAGTCGTCAGACATTCTCTTAGTGGCTATAAAGTGTCTCTGTATTGATTGCACTTATTGCTGGCTCACTGTGCAATTTCATACCTTTGACAATTCCATTCCAGGTCCACATTCTTTACAAACTTTGCAGGTCCCATCGACATCCCAATACTCATTCTCCTGGCAATCCCTCATGCTGGAGAAAACACCAAGAAGCTAAAGGAGGAGTCAGAAAGGGTAAATAATAGATGTTATGCTGCTCTGCAAGTATGTCCTCATCTCAAAGCCAGTATCCAGCTGAACAAGGTATCTGATCACTACTGAACAAGGTATCTGATCACTACTGAACAAGGTATCTGATCActactgaagaagggctgatgcccgaaacatcaattctgctgttccttggatgctgcctgacctgctgcgcttttccagcaacacattttcagatctgaTCACTACTGAACAAGGTATCTGATCATTACTGGTTTTCATTGTGTAAATGTTGTTTTAAAATTTTACTCTTATTTGCTTtgtctctgtgtaaaacaattcTTTGACAGCAATGATTGTTCCAATTACAAAAACATCTCACGTTGGCATCTGACATGACATGTGAAATATGAGCACTATTCACAAGATCCCATGGATTAAAAGCTGTTCAGCAGGGCGCTGCTCAAATAGACTGGACAGACCAGCACATACCAGCTGCTCCTGGGATCAAAACAGAAATTCTCAAGTCAGAGCAGCAAAAAGCATCACTTGTGTTTTATTTACAGCACCAGTTGTATAACTTGGAAAAGGTTCAAAGTTTCCAAATGAATGAAACCTTTGCCATGATTTTATTCTTGCCAGTGAGGCAAAAAGGTCACAATTGTAGTCAGGTGCCACGTAATTCATTTCTGCAATAGAATATCCTTCATTCCACTACTAGGGTCTTTATCGTCACTAGTCCCACACACCAAAGGCAGATCTTCTAAATATGTAAGTATCGTTGTCTAATTTGGACTTTAGTGCTGTGCGTTGCATGAACTGTACAAGTCAATGAAGCTGGTGGCAGCATCTGGATTACGACCTGGAGCAACTCAGGGACATTTTTTTCAACAGACATATAATTCCATTAAAATGTAAAGCTCATACTTTTAAGTGGGAGGTGAGAGTCCCTTACAACACAAATGGAGTGTATCGCAATTGATAGAGGTGGCAATCCGTACCCTTACTCCCACCTCATCACTAACCGTGGTGTAAACTCCATGCTATTTTAGCTCCTCTGCTCCAGTCCACACCACTGACTTGCAGCTGGGAATTGATGATTGAAGATTTAATTCAAATTCAAGCATTTGAA of the Chiloscyllium punctatum isolate Juve2018m chromosome 25, sChiPun1.3, whole genome shotgun sequence genome contains:
- the eda2r gene encoding tumor necrosis factor receptor superfamily member 27 — encoded protein: MRPWLELLIFFSLLLGVFSSMRDCQENEYWDVDGTCKVCKECGPGMELSKDCGFGVGLGTECVICGPNRYKDSWGRQKCKLCLSCVLVNRIQVKNCTVSRNAVCGKCSPGFYRKTRLGGLPDKECIPCTDPATPSDPQCVSRLDVTRVLSSDTGPYNTALVAVICSVLTTVLLTTLLLCLIYCRKLVAEKQNNGHPRAPVTERARMESSCSEGQVDDASTESLIIHCQKVTSDHNTAQPEAPADVTQSEDAPCTLRSCIVAYFSPSGPQAKGRSAVTCPAFSISSQNYCQVDTPEVQQLAHTSDCSALCRPAWTSNCEMNGEFLLGHNDDDVDADASLGQAGGEISHCASVSQYRQEHTPVECTELDLQEYLTDAVAQETTAYSQASRPHEGPTTASCRFGSGPCTKESRMWDYDESRPEECSSSRCGNSEHRNLSSGNNRVGDLENLLNHPSGLTQGVHI